The Primulina eburnea isolate SZY01 chromosome 13, ASM2296580v1, whole genome shotgun sequence genome includes a region encoding these proteins:
- the LOC140809345 gene encoding putative E3 ubiquitin-protein ligase XBAT31 isoform X2, whose protein sequence is MGQGLSCGSVEELGLFSAVQLGDLETVKEVMGKNSALVHSSTVYDRNSALHIAAENGQIEVLSYLLDASVKPDVLNRFKQTPLMLAAMRGNISCVNKLIEAGANILMFDARSGRTCLHYAAYYGHSGCLQAILSAASTSPVAASWGYSRFVSIRDRKGATPLHLAARQRHPECVHILLDNGALVSASTGGYGNPLHFAARGGSLDCIRELLAWGADRIQRDASGRIPYTIALRHHREACAALLNPSSPEPLVWPSSLKFIGELNQEAKSLLEHALMEANREKEKTILKGTVYSLPSPSASDSGIDDNMSEASDSELCCICFDQACAIEVRECGHRMCAHCTLALCCHNKPNPTTACHSVPVCPFCRRSIVKLVVAKVVETENDNPRKSWRSRNLSEGSSSFKGISFGKVGGRGSGRILSENEWLDKPLTLDT, encoded by the exons ATGGGTCAGGGCCTGAGTTGCGGAAGTGTTGAGGAGTTGGGATTGTTCAGCGCTGTGCAACTGGGAGATTTGGAAACTGTTAAGGAAGTTATGGGTAAGAATTCAGCTCTTGTTCACAGCTCCACGGTGTATGATCGCAACTCGGCTTTGCATATTGCTGCAGAGAATGGCCAGATCGAG GTTCTTTCTTATCTTCTGGACGCATCTGTCAAACCGGATGTGTTGAATCGATTCAAGCAG ACTCCATTGATGTTGGCTGCAATGCGTGGCAATATCTCCTGCGTTAATAAGCTGATTGAAGCTGGTGCCAAT ATTTTAATGTTTGATGCACGTAGTGGGAGAACCTGCTTGCACTATGCTGCTTACTATGGCCACTCCGGCTGCCTTCAGGCAATTTTATCCGCTGCCAGCACCTCCCCGGTGGCTGCTTCTTG GGGATATTCCCGTTTCGTTAGCATCAGAGATCGTAAAGGAGCGACACCGTTGCACTTGGCGGCTCGTCAAAGACATCCTGAATGTGTGCACATATTGTTGGACAATGGAGCCCTTGTTTCTGCTTCAACTGGTGGATACGG TAATCCCCTGCATTTTGCTGCAAGAGGAGGCTCTCTTGATTGCATTAGAGAATTGCTGGCTTGGGGTGCAGATCGAATTCAGCGAGACGCGTCAGG GAGAATACCGTACACAATAGCTTTAAGGCATCACCGTGAAGCATGTGCAGCTTTGCTGAATCCTTCATCCCCAGAGCCTCTTGTCTGGCCGTCATCTTTGAAATTCATAGGTGAGCTTAATCAGGAGGCAAAATCTCTGTTGGAACATGCCCTGATGGAGGCCAATAGGGAGAAGGAGAAAACGATATTAAAAGGAACCGTTTATTCGCTGCCATCTCCATCAGCATCTGACTCTGGTATTGATGATAACATGTCTGAG GCAAGTGACTCGGAGCTTTGCTGCATATGTTTTGATCAAGCTTGTGCCATTGAAGTTCGAGAATGTGGGCACCGAATGTGTGCGCATTGCACACTCGCCTTATGCTGTCACAACAAGCCCAACCCTACAACCGCGTGCCACTCTGTACCCGTTTGCCCTTTCTGCAGAAGAAGCATTGTCAAATTAGTGGTGGCTAAGGTTGTCGAAACTGAAAATGACAATCCTAGAAAATCTTGGAGGTCTCGGAACTTGAGTGAGGGAAGTAGCAGCTTTAAGGGCATATCTTTTGGGAAAGTGGGTGGCCGTGGTTCAGGCAGGATCTTATCGGAGAACGAATGGCTCGATAAACCATTAACACTCGATACATAG
- the LOC140809345 gene encoding putative E3 ubiquitin-protein ligase XBAT31 isoform X1 encodes MGQGLSCGSVEELGLFSAVQLGDLETVKEVMGKNSALVHSSTVYDRNSALHIAAENGQIEVLSYLLDASVKPDVLNRFKQTPLMLAAMRGNISCVNKLIEAGANILMFDARSGRTCLHYAAYYGHSGCLQAILSAASTSPVAASWGYSRFVSIRDRKGATPLHLAARQRHPECVHILLDNGALVSASTGGYGFAGSNPLHFAARGGSLDCIRELLAWGADRIQRDASGRIPYTIALRHHREACAALLNPSSPEPLVWPSSLKFIGELNQEAKSLLEHALMEANREKEKTILKGTVYSLPSPSASDSGIDDNMSEASDSELCCICFDQACAIEVRECGHRMCAHCTLALCCHNKPNPTTACHSVPVCPFCRRSIVKLVVAKVVETENDNPRKSWRSRNLSEGSSSFKGISFGKVGGRGSGRILSENEWLDKPLTLDT; translated from the exons ATGGGTCAGGGCCTGAGTTGCGGAAGTGTTGAGGAGTTGGGATTGTTCAGCGCTGTGCAACTGGGAGATTTGGAAACTGTTAAGGAAGTTATGGGTAAGAATTCAGCTCTTGTTCACAGCTCCACGGTGTATGATCGCAACTCGGCTTTGCATATTGCTGCAGAGAATGGCCAGATCGAG GTTCTTTCTTATCTTCTGGACGCATCTGTCAAACCGGATGTGTTGAATCGATTCAAGCAG ACTCCATTGATGTTGGCTGCAATGCGTGGCAATATCTCCTGCGTTAATAAGCTGATTGAAGCTGGTGCCAAT ATTTTAATGTTTGATGCACGTAGTGGGAGAACCTGCTTGCACTATGCTGCTTACTATGGCCACTCCGGCTGCCTTCAGGCAATTTTATCCGCTGCCAGCACCTCCCCGGTGGCTGCTTCTTG GGGATATTCCCGTTTCGTTAGCATCAGAGATCGTAAAGGAGCGACACCGTTGCACTTGGCGGCTCGTCAAAGACATCCTGAATGTGTGCACATATTGTTGGACAATGGAGCCCTTGTTTCTGCTTCAACTGGTGGATACGG CTTTGCGGGTAGTAATCCCCTGCATTTTGCTGCAAGAGGAGGCTCTCTTGATTGCATTAGAGAATTGCTGGCTTGGGGTGCAGATCGAATTCAGCGAGACGCGTCAGG GAGAATACCGTACACAATAGCTTTAAGGCATCACCGTGAAGCATGTGCAGCTTTGCTGAATCCTTCATCCCCAGAGCCTCTTGTCTGGCCGTCATCTTTGAAATTCATAGGTGAGCTTAATCAGGAGGCAAAATCTCTGTTGGAACATGCCCTGATGGAGGCCAATAGGGAGAAGGAGAAAACGATATTAAAAGGAACCGTTTATTCGCTGCCATCTCCATCAGCATCTGACTCTGGTATTGATGATAACATGTCTGAG GCAAGTGACTCGGAGCTTTGCTGCATATGTTTTGATCAAGCTTGTGCCATTGAAGTTCGAGAATGTGGGCACCGAATGTGTGCGCATTGCACACTCGCCTTATGCTGTCACAACAAGCCCAACCCTACAACCGCGTGCCACTCTGTACCCGTTTGCCCTTTCTGCAGAAGAAGCATTGTCAAATTAGTGGTGGCTAAGGTTGTCGAAACTGAAAATGACAATCCTAGAAAATCTTGGAGGTCTCGGAACTTGAGTGAGGGAAGTAGCAGCTTTAAGGGCATATCTTTTGGGAAAGTGGGTGGCCGTGGTTCAGGCAGGATCTTATCGGAGAACGAATGGCTCGATAAACCATTAACACTCGATACATAG
- the LOC140809308 gene encoding probable protein phosphatase 2C 4, whose amino-acid sequence MGNRVGKMTVCFTGMEPTDDYARRRRKDMAAGMMISDPLDDLGHSFCYVRPELARLSSSKVHSEFDEPATTTFKSISGAAVSANTSTPLSTASLDLYSYNSIDRASAFEGSTSFASLPLQLVPRNSSIYSGPLYNSGLIPNSGPMERGFMSGPIERGFMSGPLDRGMFSGPLDNGGSDQFKRSYSHGGFAFRHRSRKGSFIRAVKRAISKGISRGQKSIVAPIKGVVSMKEHDWMVGSEKQNELTFSSVNFSSECSLDDCDSLENQNLQWAQGKAGEDRVHVVVSEEHGWVFVGIYDGFNGPDAPDYLLSNLYSAVHKELKGLLWDENNKSDNSSISNPCSATETDSNPNPILTDDSLRDRAINSCSKCIEQENYSHINGDNWYKKRRGRHSKIKYRSVAKKWEENQKRWRCEWDRERLELDRRLKEQLNKNRLNGAGATNHTEVLKALSQALQKTEDAYLDLADKIVMDNPELALMGSCVLVMLMKGDDLYLLNVGDSRAVLALKKEPDLWRQDLERINEETLYDLESFDGDRSILQPSLASFQLTMDHSTSIEEEVMRIKNEHPDDASAVINDRVKGSLKVTRAFGAGFLKQPKWNDALLEMFRIDYVGKSPYINCIPSLHHHRLGSRDRFLILSSDGLYQYFTNEEAVSEVEHFISWSPEGDPAQHLVEELLFRAAKRAGMDFHELLEIPQGDRRRYHDDVSIIVISLEGRIWRSCA is encoded by the exons ATGGGCAACAGAGTGGGGAAGATGACGGTTTGTTTCACCGGAATGGAGCCCACCGACGACTATGCACGGCGTAGGAGGAAGGATATGGCGGCGGGTATGATGATATCGGACCCTTTGGATGATCTGGGTCATTCCTTCTGCTACGTCCGGCCAGAGTTGGCGCGGCTTTCATCCTCTAAAGTTCATTCCGAATTCGACGAACCAGCAACGACGACGTTTAAGTCGATTTCTGGCGCTGCGGTGAGTGCCAATACTTCAACCCCGCTCTCAACGGCTTCGCTCGACCTTTACTCTTACAACAGTATAGACCGGGCCTCCGCGTTTGAGGGCTCGACCTCCTTTGCTTCCCTTCCTCTTCAGCTCGTACCGAGAAATTCGTCGATTTATTCTGGACCGTTGTATAACTCCGGCTTGATTCCGAATTCAGGCCCGATGGAGAGGGGATTCATGTCAGGCCCGATCGAGAGAGGCTTCATGTCGGGCCCACTTGATCGTGGGATGTTCTCAGGCCCTCTTGACAACGGCGGCTCTGATCAGTTCAAGAGAAGCTATTCCCATGGTGGATTTGCGTTCCGGCACAGATCGAGAAAAGGGTCGTTCATTCGGGCCGTTAAACGGGCCATCTCGAAAGGCATCAGTAGAGGTCAGAAATCCATTGTTGCACCAATCAAAGGCGTTGTTTCGATGAAAGAACACGATTGGATGGTGGGTTCGGAAAAGCAAAATGAATTAACATTCAGTAGTGTTAATTTCAGCAGCGAATGTAGTTTGGATGACTGTGATTCACTAGAAAACCAGAATCTTCAGTGGGCTCAGGGAAAAGCCGGCGAGGATCGAGTTCATGTCGTAGTTTCCGAGGAACATGGATGGGTTTTCGTGGGGATTTACGATGGATTTAATGGCCCCGATGCACCGGATTATCTGTTGTCCAATTTGTATTCAGCTGTACATAAAGAGCTGAAAGGTCTGCTTTGGGATGAGAATAACAAATCTGATAATTCATCCATTTCAAATCCATGTTCGGCAACGGAAACGGATTCTAATCCAAATCCTATTTTGACCGATGATTCTTTGCGGGATAGGGCGATCAATAGCTGCTCAAAATGTATAGAACAAGAGAATTACTCTCATATAAACGGGGATAATTGGTACAAGAAAAGGAGGGGTAGACATTCAAAGATTAAGTACCGTAGCGTGGCGAAAAAGTGGGAGGAGAATCAGAAGAGATGGAGGTGTGAATGGGATCGGGAAAGATTGGAACTTGATAGAAGATTAAAGGAGCAATTGAACAAAAACAGGTTGAATGGCGCAGGTGCGACTAATCATACCGAAGTGTTAAAAGCTCTTTCGCAGGCATTGCAGAAAACAGAAGATGCTTATCTTGATCTTGCTGATAAAATAGTTATGGATAATCCGGAGTTGGCCTTGATGGGTTCTTGTGTTCTTGTGATGTTGATGAAGGGAGACGACCTTTACCTGTTGAATGTGGGCGATAGTCGAGCTGTTTTGGCTCTGAAGAAAGAGCCCGATCTTTGGAGACAGGATTTGGAGAGAATCAATGAGGAAACGTTGTATGATCTCGAGTCTTTCGATGGTGATAGGTCAATTTTGCAGCCGAGTTTGGCTAGTTTCCAGTTAACCATGGATCATAGCACCTCAATTGAAGAG GAAGTTATGAGGATTAAAAACGAGCATCCCGATGATGCTTCGGCTGTGATCAATGACCGTGTAAAAGGCTCGCTAAAGGTTACCCGGGCTTTTGGTGCTGGTTTTCTCAAACAG CCTAAATGGAACGATGCACTGCTAGAAATGTTTAGAATCGACTATGTAGGGAAGTCTCCATATATAAATTGCATCCCTTCACTTCACCATCACCGGTTAGGATCACGAGATCGGTTTCTAATACTGTCGTCGGATGGACTTTACCAATACTTCACAAACGAAGAAGCTGTGTCAGAAGTCGAACATTTCATTTCTTGGTCACCTGAGGGAGATCCTGCACAACACCTGGTTGAGGAACTGTTGTTTCGTGCAGCAAAACGAGCAG GTATGGATTTTCATGAGTTGCTCGAGATACCACAAGGTGATAGACGTCGCTACCACGACGATGTCTCGATTATTGTCATCTCTTTGGAGGGAAGAATTTGGAGATCTTGTGCATAA
- the LOC140809167 gene encoding U-box domain-containing protein 13-like, with the protein MDEDKAALSRKLIEIVNAISSMSEYRSAVRKQYMNLARRLKLLTPMFEEIRDSKESIPEESIIALASLVKALESAKELLLFGSEGSKIYLVLEREQIIIKFQEVTAQLEQALSGISFEKLDISDEVKEQVELVLAQFRRAKGRVDAPDVELHHDLLCLYNQSNDTAEDPDVLRRLVEKLQLDGISDLTQESLALHELVADTGGDPEESIEKMSRLLKKIKDFVLTVNPNIDSTATEKSVPASSSGKKLTEGNQKNLVIPDDFRCPISLELMRDPVIVSTGQTYERTYIEQWLRSGHRTCPKTQQTLTSNSLTPNYVLRSLIAQWCEANGIELPKRPSSYGATKTTSACSPAELNRIEALLCKLTSASLEDQRSAAGEIRLLAKRNADNRVAIAEAGAIPLLIQLLSTPDSRTQEHSVTALLNLSICDTNKGSIISSGAVPGIVHVLKKGSTEARENAAATLFSLSVVDENKVTIGSSGAIPPLVTLLSEGTQRGKKDAATALFNLCIYQGNKGKAVRAGVIPTLMRLLTEPQGSMVDEALAILAILSSHPDGKAAIGAAEAVPVLVDVIGNGSPRNKENAAAVLVHLCSGDQQHLADAQELGVMGPLLDLAHNGTERGKRKAVLLLERMNRFVETQKQAETQTHPESAITTAETRAQN; encoded by the exons ATGGACGAAGATAAAGCCGCGTTATCGCGGAAACTGATTGAAATAGTCAATGCAATCTCGTCGATGTCGGAGTACCGATCTGCCGTGAGGAAGCAGTACATGAATCTAGCTCGGCGGCTGAAGCTGTTGACTCCGATGTTTGAAGAGATTCGCGATAGCAAAGAGTCGATCCCCGAGGAGTCCATTATAGCATTAGCTTCTCTGGTGAAAGCTCTTGAATCGGCTAAGGAATTGCTCCTGTTTGGCAGCGAAGGGAGCAAGATTTATCTG GTCTTGGAGAGAGAGCAAATCATTATTAAATTTCAAGAAGTCACGGCTCAGTTGGAGCAAGCTCTGAGTGGCATTTCATTCGAAAAACTCGATATATCAGATGAAGTAAAGGAACAG GTTGAGCTCGTTCTTGCTCAATTCAGAAGAGCGAAGGGAAGGGTGGATGCACCAGATGTTGAGCTGCACCATGATCTTTTGTGCCTTTATAACCAGAGTAATGATACTGCAGAAGATCCAGATGTATTGAGGAGATTGGTTGAAAAATTACAGCTTGATGGCATATCTGACTTAACTCAAGAATCACTAGCTTTGCATGAATTAGTTGCTGACACTGGTGGGGATCCAGAGGAAAGCATAGAGAAGATGTCGAGGCTATTGAAGAAGATCAAGGATTTTGTGCTGACAGTAAACCCTAACATTGACTCCACTGCAACGGAAAAGTCTGTTCCTGCAAGTAGCAGTGGGAAAAAATTGACCGAGGGAAATCAGAAGAACCTTGTCATACCAGATGACTTCCGTTGTCCTATCTCATTAGAGCTAATGAGGGATCCTGTCATAGTATCTACAGGACAG ACATATGAAAGGACGTACATCGAACAATGGTTGCGATCAGGGCATCGTACTTGTCCCAAGACACAACAAACTCTTACTAGCAATTCTCTGACGCCAAACTATGTTCTTCGAAGTCTTATTGCACAGTGGTGTGAGGCAAATGGGATTGAACTCCCAAAGCGACCAAGCAGCTATGGAGCCACTAAGACTACATCTGCATGCTCCCCTGCTGAGCTTAACAGAATAGAGGCTCTTCTATGTAAGCTAACATCTGCCAGCCTCGAAGACCAACGGTCTGCAGCAGGTGAAATCCGCCTTCTTGCCAAACGAAATGCGGATAATCGGGTGGCAATAGCAGAAGCTGGTGCAATCCCTCTGCTTATCCAGCTTCTATCAACTCCTGATTCTCGAACTCAGGAGCACTCCGTTACAGCACTTCTTAACCTCTCGATATGTGACACCAACAAGGGGAGCATAATATCCTCTGGGGCTGTTCCTGGTATAGTTCACGTGCTAAAGAAAGGAAGCACGGAAGCGCGGGAAAATGCAGCTGCCACCTTGTTTAGCCTGTCAGTAGTTGATGAAAATAAGGTGACAATTGGCTCTTCAGGAGCAATTCCACCACTGGTAACACTTCTAAGTGAAGGTACTCAAAGAGGGAAGAAAGATGCTGCTACGGCACTCTTCAACTTATGCATATATCAAGGTAATAAAGGCAAGGCTGTGAGAGCAGGAGTTATTCCCACATTAATGCGGCTGCTTACCGAACCCCAAGGCAGCATGGTGGATGAGGCCTTGGCAATATTGGCAATATTGTCTAGCCATCCTGATGGAAAGGCGGCCATTGGAGCTGCAGAGGCCGTACCGGTTTTAGTTGATGTTATTGGTAATGgctccccaagaaacaaagaaaaTGCAGCAGCAGTATTGGTACATCTCTGCTCTGGAGACCAACAGCACCTTGCTGACGCGCAGGAACTAGGTGTTATGGGACCGCTTCTTGATTTGGCACATAATGGGACAGAAAGGGGAAAGAGAAAAGCTGTCCTACTGCTTGAACGGATGAATAGATTTGTAGAAACACAAAAGCAGGCTGAGACTCAGACTCATCCAGAATCAGCTATCACAACAGCTGAGACTCGTGCTCAAAACTGA
- the LOC140809825 gene encoding fasciclin-like arabinogalactan protein 4 translates to MAIRSFIPHSTPITFLFLLLLSTCPLSVFPFNITHLLSPFPDLSDFTSLLSSTAVAADLADRSSLTLLVVPNSHLRSSVRPSSATLADVLRYHVLLEYLFWSDLRRLPYNGRLVTTLFQTTGRATSNSGSVNITFDAHSGDVTVHSETSNATILSLIETIPYNVSIFSLSSLLVPYNLDLMASETRPTLGLNITKALIDGHNFNVAASMLTASGVVTEFEADEGGAGITLFVPTDEGFADLPSSVRFQSLPADKKAMVLRFHVLHSYYPLGSLESIVNPVQPTLATEQKGAGSFTLNISRVNGSVGIDTGIVQASITQTVFDQNPVAIFGVSRVLLPREYFGRNPIEAKKPSNSGGAVAQPPDIALPPGDSPAANGRPSHLSSPPGLEMRSEAGKAIRVLRTVLGLWCIGLCCLLL, encoded by the coding sequence ATGGCTATCCGAAGCTTCATTCCCCATTCTACCCCTATCACTTTCCTCTTTTTACTACTCCTCTCCACTTGCCCACTCTCCGTTTTCCCCTTCAACATCACCCATCTCCTTTCCCCATTTCCCGATCTCTCCGATTTCACCTCGCTACTTTCCTCCACCGCCGTCGCCGCCGATCTCGCCGATCGATCCTCCCTCACCCTCCTTGTTGTTCCCAATTCACATCTCCGCTCTTCCGTCCGCCCCTCTTCCGCAACCCTCGCCGATGTCCTCCGCTACCACGTTCTTCTCGAGTATCTTTTCTGGTCTGACCTTCGCCGCCTGCCCTACAACGGTAGACTCGTCACCACCCTCTTCCAGACTACCGGACGCGCCACCTCCAATTCTGGCAGTGTCAACATTACCTTCGATGCCCACTCCGGAGACGTCACCGTACATTCTGAGACCTCGAATGCCACCATTCTCTCCCTAATTGAAACCATACCCTACAACGTGTCAATCTTCTCGCTCAGCTCACTCTTAGTCCCTTACAACCTCGACCTCATGGCTTCCGAAACCCGCCCCACTCTGGGGTTGAACATCACGAAAGCGCTTATCGATGGGCACAATTTTAATGTGGCGGCATCGATGCTCACCGCCTCCGGTGTTGTTACCGAGTTTGAAGCTGACGAGGGCGGTGCTGGGATAACCCTTTTCGTTCCTACAGATGAAGGGTTCGCCGATCTACCTTCGTCCGTCAGATTTCAGTCATTACCTGCGGACAAAAAGGCCATGGTGCTGAGATTTCATGTCTTACATTCATACTATCCGCTGGGCTCCTTGGAGTCGATCGTGAACCCAGTTCAACCCACTTTGGCCACGGAGCAGAAGGGGGCTGGCAGTTTTACCTTGAATATCTCTCGGGTTAATGGGTCCGTCGGCATTGATACCGGAATAGTTCAGGCATCCATCACGCAGACTGTGTTCGATCAGAATCCGGTGGCTATTTTTGGGGTATCAAGAGTGTTGCTGCCCAGAGAATATTTCGGGAGGAATCCGATTGAGGCGAAAAAGCCTAGTAACAGCGGTGGAGCGGTGGCTCAGCCACCGGATATTGCACTTCCTCCGGGAGATTCTCCAGCAGCAAACGGTCGGCCCAGTCATTTGTCATCACCGCCGGGGCTGGAAATGCGGTCGGAGGCGGGTAAAGCAATTAGGGTGCTGCGTACTGTGTTGGGTTTGTGGTGCATTGGATTATGTTGTCTGTTGCTATAG